AGAGGAATTACTTCAGATATAACTAAGCGAAAAATAGCTGAAAAGGCATTAGAACAAGCATCTGAAAACTGGAAAGCAACTTTTGATGCAATTAACGACGTAGTAATGTTGCTTACAGCTGACCATAACATACTAGAAATCAACAAGGCAGGTATTAACATGTTAGGATTAAAAAGAGATGATATTATAGGAAATAAATGCTGCTTATTGGTTCATAATAACAATTCACCTATAAAAGAATGTCCATGTTCAAATTCATTTAAAAGCAAACAAACCGAAGTTTCAGAATACACAAAAAACGGAAGAACATTTGAGCTTACAGCATTTCCAATATTAGATATAAATAATAATGTATATGCCTTTACTCATATTGTAAAAGATATTACTGAGCGTAAATTATCAGAAGAAGCTATCTACAGGTCAAAGAAAGACTGGGAAGACACTTTTGAATCTATAACAGACATGATAACTATTCATGATAATGATTATAACATAATACATGTAAATAAAGCAGGGAAAGAATTGTTAAACATTCCGGAATTTGAAAAACAACTAAAATTAAAATGTTACTCTTTATACCACGGAACATATAACCCACCTAAAGGTTGTCCGAGTTGCGACTGCATGAAAAATGGGACACCAGGTATTTTCGAATTATATGAACCACATCTCGATCGTTTTCTTGAAATAAGGGCAATACCAAGGTTAGACATTAATTCTCAGGCTATAGGGATGATTCATGTGGTAAGAGATATAACAAAGCGTAAGCAAGAAGAATCTGATTTAATTAGAGCCAAAGAAAAAGCTGAAGAAAGCGATCGTTTAAAATCTGCTTTTCTGGCTAATATGAGTCACGAAATTCGTACTCCAATGAATGGAATTTTAGGTTTTGCCGGTTTACTTAAAGAAAATAATTTATCCGTTGAAAAACAGAAATCATTTATTGAAATCATTGAACAAAGTGGTCAAAGAATGCTTAACACTATAAATGACATAATAGATATCTCTAAAATAGAATCCGGGCAAATATCTTTATATTTTCATGAAATAAATATTAATAAAGCACTTGAGGAATTATATAATTTTTTTAATAATCATGCAAGCGAGAATGGACTAACATTAAAAATTGAAAGTGAACTACAGGATTCTGATTGTATTTTTGAAACAGATCTAACAAAGTTCAATCAAATATTTACAAACCTGATAAATAATGCAATAAAATTCACAAAATCAGGCTCAATAGTAATTGGTTGCCAATTAAATAACAATAAAATTGAATTTTATGTAAAAGATACAGGAATGGGAATTCCTATTGAAAACCAAAAATTAATATTCGAAAGATTCAGACAAGGTAGTGAATCATACACCAGAGGATATGAAGGTTCTGGTTTAGGTCTTTCTATTTCAAAGGCTTTTGTGGAACTGCTTGGTGGAAAAATGTGGGTTAAGTCAGAGGTAAATTCTGGTTCAACTTTTTATTTCTCTCTTCCAAACAACATAAAAAAAGAAATAATAATTAATAATGAATCTACTGTAATAAAATTACTCGACCTTGAAAATAAAAACATTCTGATTGTTGAAGATGATAAAACAAGTTCATTGTTTATTCAAAGTATTTTACTTTCAACAAAAGCTAATATTATTGCTGCCGAAAACGGAAAAATTGCATTGGAAATTCTAAAAAACAATTCAAACATTGATCTTATATTAATGGACATGAAGATGCCTGTTTTAGATGGCTATAAAACAACTATTGAAATAAGAAAAACAAATAAAACAATTCCAATTATTGCTCAAACAGCTTTTGCCTTCTCAGAAGATGAAAAGAAGATTTTAGAATGTGGTTGCAATGCTTATATATCTAAACCGATAATAAAAGATAAGCTTTTATTAAAGATACATCAACATATTAACAAATAACAGAAATAAACATTAATCAAAATAGTTTCTAAATCTATCAAAAAAAGATTTATCCTTTTTTGCAACTTCAGGATTAAAATTATCTGATTCGTTTAATTTTTCAAGAATTTTTCTTTCATCTTTTGAAACTGACGAAGGAATATAAATAAGGATTCTTACTATTAAATCACCACGCCTGTAACCATTAACATCAGGCAAACCTTTACCACGCAATTTTAACAACTTGCCTGAAGGTGTTCCCGGTTCAACTTTTACTTTAACTCTTCCATCAAGAGTAGGAATCTCAACAGGAGCACCGGTTATTGCATCGGGAATAGAAATTAACAAATCGTAAATAAGGTTATTTTCATCTCTGATAAAATCTGGATGTTTTTCTTCTTCAACAAGTACAATTAAATCACCATTAACTCCACCTCTTCTTGCTGCGTTCCCTCTGCCACTAACAGAAAGCTGCATACCATCTGCAACACCTGCCGGAATATTTAATGTAATTATTTCTTCTTCGTTTGCAACACCTTCACCTGAACATTTAGGACATTTGTTAACAATAATTTTTCCTTCACCAGAGCAAGCAGAACAAGGTGCAGAAGACTGCATATTGCCTAAAATTGTACGCTGTACTCTAGTTACATATCCACTTCCCTTACAAGATGAACATGTATGAAATGAGGAATTATCTTTTGCCCCTGAGCCACTACAGGTTTTGCATGCAACTAATTTTCTTACTTTTATTTTTTTCTCTACACCATCAGAAATTTCATTTAAACTAAGTTTTACTTTTACCCTAAGATTTGTGCCTTTACGAACATTTCTGCCTCCACCACGTGACCCAAATCCACCGCCAAAGCCACCAAAACCAAAATCTGAGAAAATATCACCAAAACGGCTGAAGATGTCTTCCATATCAAAACCACCACCATATCCACCGCCACCACCTTGTGGTCCGCTTACACCTGCATGTCCGAACTGATCGTAACGACTCCGTTTATTATCATCACCTAAAACATCATACGCTTCAGCTGCTTCTTTAAATTTATCTTCTGCAGATTTGTCACCCGGATTTCTATCAGGATGAAATTGCAATGCTTTTTTTCTATATGCTTTTTTTAATTCTTCCTTTGAAGCATTTTTTGACACTTCAAGAATTTCATAGTAGTCTCTTTTCGCCATTGATATTTTTTTTATTCGCCTACAACAACTTTTGCAAAGCGTATCACTTTATCATTTAGAGTATATCCTTTTTGAATTACATCAATTACTTTACCTTTCATTTCTTCAGATGGTGCTGGAAAACGTGTAACAGCCTCATGCAAATCAGTATTGAATTCTACATTATTTGCAATAATTTCTTTTACACCTTGCTGCATTACAAATTCATTAAACTTAGAATAAATAAGATTTATCCCAGTCTTTACTGCCTCAATATCATTTGATTCACTAATTGATTTATGAGCACGATCAAAATCATCAATTACAGATAAAACACCTGACAAAACCACTTCACTTCCATATTTAAGCAAATCAGATTTCTCTTTTAAAGTGCGTTTTTTATAATTGTCGAATTCAGCTGCATTACGTAAAAGCTTATCATTTAACTCAGCAATAGTCATTTTAAGCTTTACAATCTCCTCGTTATTATCAGGTTTGTCTTTTCTGAAAATATTCTTCTTTTTAGATTTTTTATTTTCTTCAACAACCGGAATTGATTCGGTTTCAAAAGTAGTAGCTTTATCTTCAGCAGTTACCTCTGGGTTAATCTCCTGATTAGCTTCCTGCTGAACATCTTCCTGCACTTTGTCTTCGTTTAAATCTCCCATTTTTGCAATTTTTTATTTGGGATGCAATTTTACAAAATTTCTGCCATATATATTAGTACGACAATTTGACAGTTGTAGAAATTTAAGGATATTGGAATTTAGGAATTTACTTAATTAACGTGAGTTCGAAATAAAATAATAGAATACAAAGTTTTGTTATATTGAGTGAATTTTCGAAGAAAATTTGTATCGAAATGAACAAAACGACTAGTTTTCGATACGAAATTCTTTCAGAATTTCACTCTTCGCCGCGCCGAACTAACATCGTTTTCTTATTTCGAACTCACGTTAATTATAAAGTTTTTATTTTAAAATCAAGCAAGCATTTTCCATATTTCGTCTTTTAATTCGGTGAGTCCCTCTCCAATTGCAGAAGAAAAGAACAAATATGGCACATCAATCTTTTTAATTTCCTTTTTGATTTCCTTTTTTAATTCTTTGTCGAGTAAATCTGACTTTGAAATACTTAATATTCTTTTCTTTGTTAAAAGTTCAGGATTATATTTTTCAATTTCGCTTAATAGAATTTTATATTCTTTCATTATATCCTTGCTGTCTGCAGGAACCAGAAATAACAATATAGAATTTCTTTCGATATGGCGTAAAAATCTTAATCCTAATCCTTTTCCTTCGGATGCACCTTCGATAATACCAGGGATATCTGCCATAATAAATGACTGATAATCTCTGTAATTTACAATACCAATATTTGGAACTAAAGTGGTAAAAGGATAATCTGCAATTTCAGGTTTTGCAGCTGAAACAACCGACAATAAAGTACTTTTTCCTGCATTGGGGAAACCAACCAAACCAACATCTGCAAGAATTTTTAATTCTAAAATATTCCAACCTTCGCTTCCGGGCTCACCAGGTTGTGCATAGCGCGGAGTCTGATGAGTTGACGATTTAAAATGTGAATTGCCTAAACCACCTCTACCACCTTTACGAAGAATAATTCTTTCTCCGTGCTTTGTTATTTCTGCAATTATTTCATTTGTTTCTGCATCTTTTGCAACTGTACCAAGCGGTACCTGAACTATTACATCTTCACCTTCGGCACCAGTGGAAGTTTTACCGCTTCCCGACGCACCATTTTCTGCATAAATGTGTCTTTTGTAACGTAAATGTAACAACGTCCACATCTGACTGTTTCCTTCAAGAATTATATGTCCGCCTCTACCACCATCGCCACCATCAGGACCACCTTTCATGGTTCTCTTATCACGATAAAAATGTCGCGATCCCGATCCACCTTTACCGGAACGGGTACAAATTTTTACATAATCTATAAAATTATTTTCTGACACTTTTATTCTTTGTTATAAATTGCTTTCAAATATGAAAAATATTTCGTCAAAATAGATACTTCACTACGTTCAGTATGACAAAATATTTGTGTTACTTAACAAACTTACCCATTACATGTACAATGTCTGAATAGACTTCTTCTTCAGTTTGCATTCCGTTAATAGGAAATGATTTTCCTTGTTTCTTATAATATTTAGACACAGGTTTTGTTTGAGATCGGTAAACATTTATTCTATTTGTTATAATATCAATGTTCACATCATCACCTCTACCTGATTTTTCACCTCTTAAAACAAGTCTTTTTTTAAGAACTTCTTCATCAACATCAAGCATTAATAATAAATCTACTTTAGTAAAATGAATTGCCAACATTTCGTCTAATGCTTCAGCTTGTGCCTGAGTACGAGGAAATCCATCAAAAATAAAACCTTTGGCATTACTGTTTTTTTCAATAATTCCACTAATCATGCTTATCACAACACTATCAGGAACTAACTCACCCTTATCCATTTTTTTTTGTGCTTCGATACCAAGTTGTGACTGTGCAGCAATTTCAGTTCTTAATATATCACCAGTTGAAAGATGAATTAACTGATAATCTTTAATTAAACGCTCAGATTGAGTACCTTTTCCAGAACCCGGAGGTCCAAATAAAACAATATTCAGCATAATTAATTTATTTTACTAGTGTGTAAATTTCGGGTAAATTTCTTCCAAAACCATCATAATCCAAACCATATCCAACAATAAAATCGTTTGGAATTTCAATTGCAATGTAATTTATTTTATAGTCCTTTTTAAATGCTTTTGGTTTAAAAAGAAAAGTGGCAATAAGAATCTGCTCTGGTTCATATCCTTTTAGCTGACAAATTATATTTTCTAAAGTTTCGCCAGAATCAATAATATCTTCTAATACAACGACTACCTTTCCTTTAATATTTTCATTTATTCCTATTAAACTTTTTACTGTTCCGGTAGAAATTGTTCCTTGATAAGAAGCTACTTTCACAAAAGTTATTCTACAATCAAGAGTAATTTGCTTAAATAAATCGGAAGCAAACATAAAAGAACCATTAAGAATACCAATAAAAATAACTTCTTTATCTTTTAAGTCATTATTTAACTGAACTGCAATTTTACTAACTGCACTTTGAATTTCATTTTCCTTAATTGAGACTTCAAACTCTTTATCAAGTATTTTGATTTTCTTCATACATAATTTTTAAAGTTGGAAAGTTAATAAAAATGACAAAATTTTTAAATAAAAAAATCATTTTAGAATTCAAGTTTTAAAAATCGACCAAATAAAGCTATTTTTACAGATAATTATAAATTTCATAAAAAGATGAAACCGTTAGTTAGTATAATAATGGGAAGTACTTCTGATTGGCCTGTAATGGAACAAGCAGCCAAACTTTTAAATGATTTCCAAATTCCATTTGAAGTAAATGCATTATCGGCTCACAGAACTCCTCAGTTAGTTGAAGAATTTGCATCAAATGCATATGACAAAGGAATTAGAGTTATAATTGCCGGTGCTGGTGGAGCAGCTCATTTACCTGGTGTAATTGCAGCTTCTACCCCACTTCCTGTAATCGGAGTTCCTTGTCGTAGTTCAATTTCAATTGACGGTTGGGATAGCATATTATCTATTTTACAAATGCCTCCGGGAATCCCGGTTGCAACTGTTGGTTTAGATGCTGCATTAAATGCTGCAATTCTTGCAATTCAAATTCTTTCTACTGGAAATGTAGAATTATTTGAAAAATCAAAAAAATATAAAGCCGGATTAGCAGGAAAAGTTGTAAAAGCAAACAAAGAATTGGAACAGTATAAATTTGAATATAAGGTAAACTAATATGTGGAAATTTAAATTCCAGATTACCATTGCTTTAATGTTTTTTATTTCCTGTCAAAATATTCTTGCAGGTAATGAAGGTTACCCATTGGGTGCAAGACAAGCCGGAATGGGAACTGCCGGAGTTGCATTTTCTGACTTATGGTCTGTTACCCATAACCAAGCTGGATTAGCCTTCCTTACTAAACCAAGTTTTGGGTTATTTTACGAAAATAAATTTGCTTTAAAAGAACTTGGTTTAAAAGCCGGAGCTTTTGCTTATCCTACATCTTCAGGAGTTTTTGCAATTGACTTAATGCAATTCGGATATTCAAAATATAATGAAAGCAGAGTCGGACTTGCATTTGCAAAATCATTAGGTAAAAAATTCTCACTCGGAGTAAAATTTAATTACTTAAACACATTTTATGCTGAAGAATACGGAAATAAAGGAACTTTTATTGCAGAACTTGGCCTATTGGCTCAACCAATAAAACATCTTTACATTGGTGGGCATATTTATAATTTAAGCAGATCAAAAATAGCAGCTTATAACGATGAACGAATACCAACAACCATAACTTTTGGAATAGCTTACGAATTTTCCGAAAAAGTTTTATGTACTGTTGAAGCAGAAAAAGAACTTCAATATAATCCAATATATAAAGTTGGAATGGAATACAGATTTTTAGAAAACTTATATATAAGAGCAGGTGTAACAAGTAACCCAAATCAAATGAGCTTAGGTATTGGCTATGTTTATAAAAGAATAAAGGCAGATATTTCATTTTCATCACATCAAGTTTTGGGTATATCACCTCATATTGGATTTAGTTTCGAGTTAGGAAAAAATTCAACACAGCGTTTAACAAATTAATAGAAAATGAAGCTATTTTTTCTAATATTAATTTCATTTTCAATAGCTGTTACTACTTTTTCTCAGCAACAACAAGCAGGATCAAGTGAAGAAATTATCGAAAAATTTATTGAAGAAATTGCTTCAAACACAGACAGAGAGTTAGATTACACAACATTGTATGAAGATTTAACATTCTACTTAAATGAACCTTTAAATATAAATACTGCAACAAAAACCGATCTTGAAAAATTACAACTATTAAGTGATTTTCAGATAAACGCAATATTACAATACCAGAAAGACTATGGACAATTATTAAGCATTTACGAGTTGCTTAATGTTACCGGATTTAATGAAGAATATCTGCGAATGATACTTCCATTTATAACTGTAAAAAAGGAAGATCCTATTTTAGGTTTTGACCCAAAGAAAGCATTAAAATATGGTGGTCATAAAGTATTTATCAGAACCCAACGAGTATTAGAACAACAAGCAGGATATTCTCCAATTACCGACTCTGCTTTAGCAGCTAGCCCGAATTCAAGATATTTAGGAAGCCCAAACAGATTGTTTTTCAGATATTCTTTTTCATATAAGACTAAAATCTCATGGGGTATAACTGCCGATAAAGATCCCGGAGAAGAGTTCTTTAAAGGAAGCCAGAAAAGAGGTTTCGATTTTTATTCAGCACATATATTAGTTAAAGATATTGGTCCGTTAAAAACAATTGTTATAGGTGACTATTATGCTCAATTTGGTCAGGGATTAGTTGTATGCTCAGGTTATAATTATGGAAAATCTTCATTGGTAACAAATACCAGAAAAAAAGCACAAGGACTAAAAAAATATTCAAGTGCAGATGAAAATCTTTTTTTCAGGGGTGCTGGAGCAACATTCAGGATTAAAAGATTAGATTTTACTGCATTTGCATCAAGAAAAAAAATTGACGCAAATATTACAGCTATTGACTCTTTGACAGGTGAAGCTGAGGATATAAGTTCATTACAAACAAGCAGTGAACATGCAACACCAACTGAACTAGCAGATCGCAAATCGGTTTCTGAAACTGTATTAGGAGGAAATATTTCACTAAATATGGAAAAGTTCAGACTTGGTCTTACAGGAATTCAATATAGCTATGGCGCAAATCTTTTAAAAACTCCTACAGTTTATAACCAATATGATTTTAGCGGACAATCTAATGCTAATGTAGGTCTCGACTACCAATTTATGATAAAAGATGTAACAGTTTTTGGTGAAGGAGCATTGAGTCAAAATGGAGGAAAAGCATTTATGAGTGGAATGTTATTTAATCTTTCCTCACAAATTAACATGGCATTAATTTACAGAAATTATGAAAGAAACTATCAGGCAAATTATAGTAGTGCATTTGGAGAAAACTCGGTAAATGCAAATGAACATGGATTTTATATTGGTACAACAATATACCCATATGCAAAATGGAGAATTTCGGGTTATTATGATTTATTTACTTTCCCATGGTTGAAATATGGAGTTTATGCGCCTTCAAAAGGGAGTGATTATTTGGTAGAAGCTGCATTTACCCCCAGCAGACAGGTAAGTATGTATGTTCGTTATAAACAAAAAATTAAACCAGAAAATATACCAACTACCATTCCTTCGGTTATTGAAGGCATAGAAGATGTAAAATCTACAAAAATCAGATTTCACATTTCATATAAAGTATCTCAAACAATTGAATTAAGAAACAGAATTGAGTGGTTAACATATAACAAATATCCTAAAACCGAAAAAGGATTTTTAATTTATCAGGATTTTATTTATAAACCTGTAAAACTTCCTTTGACTTTTTCTGCACGTTACTGTATTTTTGACACTGACGGATATGACTCAAGATTATACGAATATGAGAATGATGTACTTTATGCTTTCTCTGTTCCTGCTTTATATGATAAAGGAACACGGTTTTATTTTAATGTAAAATATTCAGTAACTAAGAAAATTGATTTGTGGTTTAGATATGGACAAACATATTACTCAAATATGAATACCATTAGCTCGGGACTTACACAAATAGATGGAAAAACAAAGACTGAAGTTAAATTACAAATGAGAATACTTCTTTAATCTACTTAAAGATTTTTTTTCCTTTAACAACATATACAAATAGAATTGCTGTAAAGAATGAAAACATTGAATACACCAGTGCAGGCATTTCCATTTCAGGAGTTTTAAGTATTGTACCAGCTACTAACAATGCTAAGGCAGTGTTATGCAAACCCACTTCAATTGCAATTGTGAACTGATTTCTAAATTCCAATTTTAATAATTTCGAAAAATAAAAACCTGCCGACATAGCAAGTATATTCAATAACAACACAAACGGAAAAATATATAAGGTTTCGTATATGGTAATCCCTGAACCTCCCTGACTTTTTCCGGCAAATATTTTTATTGCAAAAACAAGAAATAGAATTAACGGTAAAATTATTTTTAATGGCTTTTCCATTTTAGTAGCAAAGACTGCATTAAACCTTCTAATAACAATACCAATAAATGCAGGAACTATAGTAACTAAAAAGATCTGCAAAATAGTTTCTCCAAACGGCAATGAAATCTCAGTATCAATTTCAAGAAAAAAAAATATTGCAAGGCTAACTATAACAGGTAATGTTAAAATTGAAATAACGCTATTAAGAGAAGTCATTGTTATTGCCAATGCAACATTTCCCCTCACAAGATGGGTTATAAGATTTGAAGATGCTCCACTAGCACAAGTCGAAACAAGTACAATCCCAACCTTTTGTTCTGGAGATAAATTTGATAAATATGCTATTAAAAAAGCAATTGCAGGCACTAAAAACAATTGAATAGTAAGTGCAGTAATTATTGATTTTGGAAAAACAATAATTTGTTTAAAATCATTAATAGTAAGCGATAAGCCTACACCTAACATTATAATTGCAAGTACTGCATTTACTAAAATATCTACAAAAGAATATTCACCCATTTATACTATACAATTATGTTGAGAAATTACAAATTCAAATATCAAATAAAAATAAAGGATAATAACAATATATATTAATATTATTCTTTAATTCTTGTTAATTTAAAGTCGAGTCCTTTGTTTATTATTAATGGAATTTTCTCAGTAATAACACTACTAGTATCAAGCCCGTATGCTTTTTCTTCAGGCATACCAATTTTCTTAAGAATATCATAACTGTCCATAACAAATTGATTGAACGGCTTAAAATCAAAATCATATCCCTGTACTCTGTCAGTTAAAATAAACCTGAAATCGCCTGAAATCGCATATTTATGTAGTGAGGGATAACGAGTAGTAATATCAACTTCTTTATTTATAACTAATTCCTCAATAACTTTTCTAAAATATAGATTAATTTTTGTTGGTACTTTAAACCCGATTTTAAAATCTACTCTGATTAAAGTCTCGGGAATTAAATGTGTAACCTTATAGCTCATAGCATGTGGTTCATCAACTACATCAACATGAATAAGCCAATAAGTATCTGCTCTTTTTGGTTGTTTGTTAAATATTGAAAATACAACTTTTGATTCAATTTCGTGAACATTATTTGCATGAGTAAAATAAACAAGATTTGTAGAATATTTGGAAATTGACAAGTCTTTTTTTACATCACTTAACATCGAGAAATATTTATCTACATAAACATAATCTGTAAGTTTTTTCTTTATCATCCTACCTTTATACCATATAAACATTATATAAAATAAAATACTTGCAATTAATAATGTTACCCATCCACCATGAATAAATTTAAACAAGTTCGCAATAAAAAAAGAACCTTCAATTATTAGATATATTCCAAGAAATATAAAAATATAAGAAAGTGATTTCCGTTTTATGTAAAAATAAAAACTCATTAACAAAGTAGTCATCATCATTGTAATGGTAATTGCTAAACCATACGCAGCTTCCATTTTAGATGATTCTTGAAAATAAAGAATTACAAAAATACAACCTACAAACAAAAATTTATTTACACTTGGAATATATATCTGACCTTTAATAAAAGTAGGATGGCTTATTTTTACACGGGGCCAAAAATTTAACAAAATAGCCTCATTAATTATTGTATAAGATCCTGAGATTAAAGCTTGACTTGCAATAACGGCAGCCGTTGTTGCTAACACAATTCCAGGTATGATAAACCATGATGGCATTATTGAGTAAAACGGATTTGTATCGCTTGTAATAACAGGATTTGCCAACAACCATGCACCTTGTCCCAAATAATTAAGAATAAGAGTTACTTTAACATATACCCATGAAATTCTTATATTTTGCAAACCACAATGACCAAGGTCTGAATACAAAGCCTCTGCTCCAGTTGTACAAAGGAATACAGCCCCTAGCAATAAAAATCCTTCTTTATGTGCTGATAACAACTTGAATGCATAATAAGGGTTAAACGCTTTTAATATTTCTACATTTCCAATTATCTGATAAAATCCAAGTATAGCTAAAACCAAAAACCAGATAAACATTACAGGACCAAAAGCATGCCCAAGGAAATTAGTACCAAACTGCTGTATAAAAAACAATAGAACTATTATTATTAAAACAATTGGAATTACAGGAATATTTGGATTTATTAACTGTAATCCCTCAACTGCAGAAACCACAGTGATTGCCGGGGTAATTATACCATCTGCAAGTAAAGCAGCACCTCCAATTATTGCAAGTACAAATGCCCATTTTATATGTCTCCTTATAAGAGCATACAAAGCAAGAATACCTCCCTCACCTTTATTGTCTGCACGCAATGTTATTAGAACATATTTAATGGTAGTTTGCAGTGTTAAAGTCCAGATAATACAAGAAATTCCTCCTAAAATAATACTCTCATTAACACCACCGGTACTATTAATAATAGCTCGCATTACATATAATGGCGAGGTTCCTATATCTCCATAAACTATTCCAAGTGTAATAAGTACACCCCAAACACTAAGTTTAGATATATTGGTGGTTTTCATTCTAAAAATTTGCCAAATGTAAATATTTAAAGAATTGCTTTTTAAAAAATTCAATAAAAAAATTTTAGGTTGATATCAGAGAGTATTTAAATAACAAAAAAGCCAGCTTAAGCTGGCTTTTTTGTTAAAATTATTTCCTCTAAAATCTTCCTGGAAGAATTTGTGTATTGGTTGCCGGATTGATACAAAGTACCGGTACCTTCATATTATAGTTTTTGGACTTCAGAATAAATTCTTTAAAATGGTATGACATTATAAATATTGCATCAGCATTAATTTCTGCAGCGAAATTATAAATTTCTTCGTTAAATTTTGAATCACGTTTAGCTGTACGAACTCCAAAAACAATACCTTTCTCGTCTAATATCTGACGAATAAAGAACATGTTTTTTCTCATTTTTTCATTCTTATAATTATTGCTGATAAAGGGTTTAATAATATTAATATTACTATTAAAATATTTTGAAAGTAAAGTAACCCAATTCATTTGAACTCTGTTCTTCTCGTTATAATCTACCGGCACCACTATATCTTTAATTGTTTCATTAATTGGTGATGCTTGAATTAAATAAAATGGAATATTAGAACCAACAATAACTTTTATTGCTCTTTTTGCACTATGCAAACCCATAACAATTAATAAAGCATTTATTTCAATTGCAGTATTTTTAATAGCTTTAAAAATATCTCCTTTTCTAACTAAGCAAACTGTTTCAACACCATACTTCTCCTGCATTTTTTTTGAAAATTCAGTAAGTTTTTCCATTACTGCAGGTTTTTCATGATCTTTTTTAACTATATGCAAAAGAGCAATACTCCTATGAATATATTTTGACATTTGCACAGCATGTTGAAATGCAAATTCAGAGTTTTCGGTAAAGTCTACCGGGACAAGGATTGATTTTTCGGTTAGTTCCATATTGTTTGGGTTAATTGGGAAACTAAAATTAAATCTCAATATTATGAAATTTTCTTATTAGACGTATTTTTTTGATAAATGTTGTTTCGCTATTTAATATTAATTAACAAGTTATTGTGAATAAACCATTTTAATTTAAAAAACAAATCCCACTTATGCAGGATTTGTTTTTGCTTTTTTATTTATTCTCTTTTTTCTTTTTGCGCATATTTAAAAAATCATATGCTATAGGAGTTGCATTAAACACTGAGGAATATGTTCCAACAGCAATA
The Bacteroidia bacterium genome window above contains:
- a CDS encoding PAS domain S-box protein, giving the protein MIKKNNKISLLLFGNQDELILENKLSNILMFIGALICFFGFTINIFNNIPFFLNCLIGICGIAYSVLFYLSSVKKITKPIEIPFQIVTAFVLLYNWFTLQGIEGSTSNFFYIGIFALIYCSSKKNYWTTFIFILLISALLILFQIFFPSLIIPYPDKKTQFVDQWTGLFLAIISFGVLTILVKKSFDKERTKNEEKTKELKESEAKYQFIVENTDDILWIMNEDLKLIYETASVFKYLGYTAEEHMKMSLDDYMTTESAKLIKDEFQEGQINLMKKQYDKLRNKAELEVDLIRKDKTIVHSRISMIFIRDEQYRIIKIRGITSDITKRKIAEKALEQASENWKATFDAINDVVMLLTADHNILEINKAGINMLGLKRDDIIGNKCCLLVHNNNSPIKECPCSNSFKSKQTEVSEYTKNGRTFELTAFPILDINNNVYAFTHIVKDITERKLSEEAIYRSKKDWEDTFESITDMITIHDNDYNIIHVNKAGKELLNIPEFEKQLKLKCYSLYHGTYNPPKGCPSCDCMKNGTPGIFELYEPHLDRFLEIRAIPRLDINSQAIGMIHVVRDITKRKQEESDLIRAKEKAEESDRLKSAFLANMSHEIRTPMNGILGFAGLLKENNLSVEKQKSFIEIIEQSGQRMLNTINDIIDISKIESGQISLYFHEININKALEELYNFFNNHASENGLTLKIESELQDSDCIFETDLTKFNQIFTNLINNAIKFTKSGSIVIGCQLNNNKIEFYVKDTGMGIPIENQKLIFERFRQGSESYTRGYEGSGLGLSISKAFVELLGGKMWVKSEVNSGSTFYFSLPNNIKKEIIINNESTVIKLLDLENKNILIVEDDKTSSLFIQSILLSTKANIIAAENGKIALEILKNNSNIDLILMDMKMPVLDGYKTTIEIRKTNKTIPIIAQTAFAFSEDEKKILECGCNAYISKPIIKDKLLLKIHQHINK
- the dnaJ gene encoding molecular chaperone DnaJ; the encoded protein is MAKRDYYEILEVSKNASKEELKKAYRKKALQFHPDRNPGDKSAEDKFKEAAEAYDVLGDDNKRSRYDQFGHAGVSGPQGGGGGYGGGFDMEDIFSRFGDIFSDFGFGGFGGGFGSRGGGRNVRKGTNLRVKVKLSLNEISDGVEKKIKVRKLVACKTCSGSGAKDNSSFHTCSSCKGSGYVTRVQRTILGNMQSSAPCSACSGEGKIIVNKCPKCSGEGVANEEEIITLNIPAGVADGMQLSVSGRGNAARRGGVNGDLIVLVEEEKHPDFIRDENNLIYDLLISIPDAITGAPVEIPTLDGRVKVKVEPGTPSGKLLKLRGKGLPDVNGYRRGDLIVRILIYIPSSVSKDERKILEKLNESDNFNPEVAKKDKSFFDRFRNYFD
- a CDS encoding nucleotide exchange factor GrpE, whose translation is MGDLNEDKVQEDVQQEANQEINPEVTAEDKATTFETESIPVVEENKKSKKKNIFRKDKPDNNEEIVKLKMTIAELNDKLLRNAAEFDNYKKRTLKEKSDLLKYGSEVVLSGVLSVIDDFDRAHKSISESNDIEAVKTGINLIYSKFNEFVMQQGVKEIIANNVEFNTDLHEAVTRFPAPSEEMKGKVIDVIQKGYTLNDKVIRFAKVVVGE
- the obgE gene encoding GTPase ObgE, with the translated sequence MSENNFIDYVKICTRSGKGGSGSRHFYRDKRTMKGGPDGGDGGRGGHIILEGNSQMWTLLHLRYKRHIYAENGASGSGKTSTGAEGEDVIVQVPLGTVAKDAETNEIIAEITKHGERIILRKGGRGGLGNSHFKSSTHQTPRYAQPGEPGSEGWNILELKILADVGLVGFPNAGKSTLLSVVSAAKPEIADYPFTTLVPNIGIVNYRDYQSFIMADIPGIIEGASEGKGLGLRFLRHIERNSILLFLVPADSKDIMKEYKILLSEIEKYNPELLTKKRILSISKSDLLDKELKKEIKKEIKKIDVPYLFFSSAIGEGLTELKDEIWKMLA